A single window of Candidatus Rhabdochlamydia oedothoracis DNA harbors:
- a CDS encoding IS110 family transposase, producing MKHYIGLDVSMKRTFICVLNEQGKIVHEGSEKTDPDLLADDFSKRDFQEIVVGFESGCLSHYLVTGFRKRAIDPLCMDARKLSTILALKINKTDKNDARGIAEALRSGMYTRVHCKPQDSVEKSILLVSRRALIKQQTQLKNTVRGLLKSYGIRLGSVGSKRFSSVVVKQIEKQEKSIVLSITSLLNTFDKVVEEVEKLDKEMLKLVSQDKEVQRLMTIPGVGPVTALTYKTEIFDPTRFNDSKSVGAYLGMTPKQYASGEVQRQGRISKCGSSELRSLLVEAGIVMLTRSKKWSKLKAWGLKIMRKKGMKKAALAVGRKLSVIMHKMLIEQKEFIYGEPKAA from the coding sequence ATGAAGCATTATATTGGATTAGATGTATCAATGAAAAGAACTTTTATCTGTGTATTAAATGAACAAGGTAAGATTGTCCATGAAGGTTCAGAAAAAACAGATCCTGATTTACTAGCAGATGATTTTTCCAAAAGAGATTTTCAAGAAATCGTTGTTGGCTTTGAAAGTGGATGTTTATCTCATTACCTAGTCACAGGATTTAGAAAAAGAGCTATAGATCCCCTATGTATGGATGCAAGGAAGCTGAGTACGATTCTTGCTTTGAAAATAAATAAGACAGACAAAAATGATGCACGAGGAATCGCAGAAGCCCTTCGATCAGGTATGTATACACGAGTACACTGTAAGCCCCAAGATTCAGTAGAAAAAAGTATTTTGTTAGTTTCCAGAAGAGCGCTAATTAAACAGCAAACGCAGTTAAAAAATACTGTAAGGGGCTTGCTTAAAAGTTACGGAATACGATTGGGATCTGTGGGATCCAAAAGATTTTCGTCTGTGGTTGTAAAGCAGATAGAAAAACAGGAAAAAAGTATTGTTCTGAGCATAACCTCTCTATTAAATACCTTTGATAAGGTAGTTGAGGAAGTAGAAAAACTGGATAAAGAAATGCTTAAGCTGGTCAGTCAAGATAAAGAAGTACAACGGCTTATGACAATCCCTGGCGTAGGACCTGTAACAGCATTAACCTATAAAACAGAAATTTTTGATCCCACTCGTTTTAACGATTCTAAATCAGTAGGAGCCTATCTTGGTATGACGCCTAAACAGTATGCCTCCGGAGAGGTGCAAAGACAGGGAAGAATTTCAAAATGTGGATCCAGTGAACTTAGATCTCTATTAGTTGAAGCCGGAATAGTAATGCTGACACGAAGTAAGAAATGGAGCAAGCTAAAAGCTTGGGGATTAAAAATCATGAGAAAAAAAGGAATGAAGAAAGCCGCCTTAGCAGTAGGTAGAAAGTTATCCGTAATTATGCATAAGATGCTGATTGAACAAAAAGAATTTATTTACGGTGAGCCAAAGGCAGCTTAA
- a CDS encoding IS5 family transposase (programmed frameshift), with the protein MTRSYPSDISRKQFSKIHLILESTRKKTRPRRVDLYDIFCGILYILKSGCQWRMLPIEYPKWELCYYYFHLWNKKEDKNSKSILEIVLKKLVGEARKSSGRKEKTSFVIIDAQSVKNTDTAEKKGYDAGKKISGIKRHIAVDSQGLPHAIHITTANITDRNGCIEAFSLHKNHLFGVKNVLADGGYSGEKFAKSVQEILGCIVEIAKRNTLHTFTVISKRWVVERSFAWIEKCRRLWKNCERKLYTSLNMVVLAFIALLLKRF; encoded by the exons ATGACCCGCTCTTATCCAAGCGATATCTCTCGTAAACAATTTAGCAAAATCCATCTAATACTTGAGTCTACACGCAAAAAAACACGTCCACGAAGAGTTGATCTATATGATATTTTTTGTGGAATTTTGTACATTTTAAAAAGTGGTTGCCAGTGGCGTATGTTACCCATAGAATATCCTAAATGGGAATTGTGTTATTATTATTTCCATCTTTGGAATAAAAAAGAGGATAAAAATTCTAAGAGTATTCTTGAAATAGTTTTA AAAAAATTGGTTGGCGAGGCCAGAAAAAGCAGTGGTCGGAAAGAGAAAACAAGCTTTGTAATTATTGATGCGCAAAGTGTTAAAAATACTGATACAGCGGAGAAGAAAGGATATGATGCAGGGAAAAAAATATCAGGAATAAAAAGACATATAGCAGTCGATAGCCAAGGGCTTCCTCATGCGATTCACATTACCACCGCTAATATCACTGACAGAAATGGGTGTATAGAAGCATTTTCACTACATAAAAACCATTTATTCGGTGTAAAAAATGTTTTAGCAGATGGAGGATATTCTGGAGAAAAATTTGCAAAGAGTGTGCAGGAGATATTAGGATGTATAGTAGAAATAGCCAAAAGAAATACACTTCATACTTTTACAGTTATTTCCAAAAGATGGGTTGTAGAGCGTTCTTTTGCGTGGATAGAAAAATGTCGCAGGCTATGGAAAAATTGCGAAAGAAAACTATATACAAGCCTGAATATGGTGGTTCTTGCTTTTATTGCTCTACTTTTGAAAAGATTTTAA
- a CDS encoding ATP-dependent helicase, whose protein sequence is MDFLEQLNSQQRVATTHIEGPLLVLAGAGSGKSRVVTYRIAHLLKIGVPSSEILAVTFTNKAADEMRQRIFHLTQESILSCTFHSLCARILRESITHLNYRSDFTIYDQEDSERVIRECLKTLGLKEDKATLKKLKTQISQAKNALTQPENIPLDERPLCQIYGIYQQKLKEYNALDFDDLLYLTVGLLKSNSQVLDIYQKCWSFILIDEYQDTNMAQYMLIRLLAARHNNVFAVGDPDQSIYSWRGANVHNILNFEKDFPGAKVIALEENYRSHSLILKAANSLIQHNEGRYPKNLWSKRTEGEKITQYLADTEYEEARFVISQIHKLHIDQKMRLNECAIFFRTHSQSRLFEDYLLKENIPYVIVGGLSFYQRREIKDLLAWLRMTLAGTDFIAFSRTINLPKRGLGDTTLQKLRELVENYKIDILTCIQSILNKKIPCKLSNKQLQGLKEYTNLILSLQKSVLQKTKLSLLIEQIIHQSHYLDYLREDPDSYQDRRRNIEELITKATEWEEENKEASLAQFLEELILKSAPEKPEENDRIRLMTLHNGKGLEFSCVFIVGLEEELLPHTNALGHSDSLEEERRLCYVGMTRAKDLLFLTAARQRHLWGMTKIMQPSRFLSEIPSVFIQIPPKKPVETYTHQQVEKNNFQEGDRVFHKDFGLGIIQKQYNTSLGMTYDVFFPQSKMLRSLVAKYAKLLPAD, encoded by the coding sequence ATGGATTTTCTAGAACAACTCAATTCTCAGCAACGTGTTGCAACAACTCATATTGAAGGACCCTTACTTGTATTAGCTGGGGCGGGTTCCGGTAAAAGTAGAGTAGTGACCTATCGTATTGCCCATTTGCTTAAAATAGGCGTCCCCTCCTCTGAAATCTTAGCTGTGACCTTTACCAATAAAGCAGCTGATGAAATGCGCCAAAGAATTTTTCATCTAACCCAGGAAAGCATACTATCTTGTACCTTTCATAGCTTGTGCGCACGTATTTTGCGCGAATCGATCACTCACTTAAATTACCGCAGTGACTTTACCATTTATGATCAAGAAGATAGCGAAAGGGTAATCAGAGAATGTTTAAAAACGCTTGGGCTAAAAGAAGATAAAGCAACTCTTAAAAAGTTAAAAACACAGATTTCTCAAGCAAAAAACGCATTGACCCAACCAGAAAATATTCCTCTTGATGAAAGACCTCTTTGTCAAATATACGGGATATATCAACAGAAGCTCAAAGAGTATAATGCTCTTGACTTTGATGATCTGCTATATCTAACCGTGGGTCTGCTTAAATCTAACAGCCAAGTTCTAGATATATACCAAAAATGCTGGTCCTTCATTTTAATTGATGAATATCAAGATACTAATATGGCGCAATACATGTTAATTCGCCTACTAGCCGCTCGTCATAATAACGTTTTTGCAGTTGGAGATCCCGATCAATCCATTTATTCCTGGAGGGGTGCTAATGTACACAATATCCTAAATTTTGAAAAAGATTTTCCAGGGGCTAAAGTCATCGCTTTAGAAGAAAACTATCGCAGTCATTCTCTCATTTTAAAAGCAGCAAATTCTCTAATTCAACATAATGAAGGCAGATACCCTAAAAACCTATGGAGCAAGAGAACAGAAGGAGAAAAAATCACCCAATATCTTGCTGATACCGAATATGAAGAAGCTCGTTTTGTCATTTCACAGATTCATAAACTACACATAGACCAAAAAATGCGTTTAAATGAGTGCGCCATCTTCTTTCGTACGCACTCTCAATCTCGTCTATTTGAAGACTATCTATTAAAAGAAAATATTCCTTATGTAATCGTTGGAGGACTCTCCTTTTATCAACGAAGAGAAATCAAAGATCTATTAGCTTGGTTGCGTATGACTTTAGCTGGCACAGATTTTATCGCTTTCTCACGTACAATTAATCTACCAAAACGAGGGTTAGGGGATACAACTCTTCAAAAATTACGAGAATTGGTAGAAAACTATAAAATCGATATTTTAACATGTATTCAAAGTATTCTTAATAAAAAAATCCCATGCAAACTCTCTAACAAACAACTGCAGGGATTAAAAGAATACACCAATCTCATTCTCTCACTGCAAAAAAGTGTTCTGCAAAAGACAAAACTCTCTTTGCTTATTGAACAAATTATTCATCAATCCCACTATCTCGACTACCTGCGTGAAGATCCAGATAGCTACCAAGATCGAAGAAGAAATATAGAAGAGTTAATTACCAAAGCAACAGAATGGGAAGAAGAAAATAAAGAAGCTTCTTTAGCTCAGTTCTTAGAAGAGTTAATTCTCAAATCCGCTCCAGAGAAGCCAGAAGAGAATGATCGTATTCGTCTTATGACCTTACATAATGGTAAAGGTCTTGAATTCTCTTGTGTATTTATAGTGGGGCTAGAAGAAGAATTACTTCCCCATACTAATGCCCTTGGTCATTCTGATTCTTTAGAAGAAGAGCGTAGACTATGCTATGTAGGAATGACACGTGCTAAAGATCTTTTATTCCTGACAGCAGCTCGTCAACGCCATCTCTGGGGGATGACTAAGATAATGCAGCCTAGCCGCTTCTTAAGTGAGATTCCCTCGGTATTTATTCAAATACCTCCCAAAAAACCCGTAGAGACCTACACCCACCAACAAGTAGAGAAGAACAATTTCCAGGAAGGAGATAGAGTATTTCACAAGGACTTTGGTTTAGGAATTATCCAAAAACAATATAATACATCTCTTGGTATGACATATGATGTGTTCTTTCCTCAATCTAAAATGCTACGCTCTTTAGTTGCAAAATATGCAAAATTACTTCCAGCTGATTAA
- a CDS encoding DUF1343 domain-containing protein — translation MFNFTFFFLAIWSFCLSVTGLELKLGVDCLFEANNIVKLRNKKLGLITNQTGVNSNLSSTIELFLNHDTQLIALFAPEHGLYGLEQAGVKVEPQSIHGLPVYSLYGATRRATSSMLQGIDLLIFDIQDIGCRSYTYLTTLCYILEEAAKHKISVMVLDRPNPMGGLIVDGPMLENKWRSYIGYINVPYCHGMTIGELACYFNQEYRIGCDLEVIRMKGWQRSMFFKDTKLCWIPTSPNIPEAETPLFYASTGILGELGIANIGIGSTLPFKVVGAPWINARQFAKKLNAQKLPGVIFHPCYYRPLTGLYQSENCEGVLLFILDHKIYKPLSVQYMIIGLLKSLYREQFTNRLKQLGTERKKNFCKANGNEHMLEILSNEEYIAWKLIGYQFEDRQKFLTKRSAYLLY, via the coding sequence ATGTTTAATTTTACGTTTTTTTTCTTAGCAATTTGGAGTTTTTGCCTTTCTGTAACAGGGTTAGAGCTGAAACTAGGGGTCGATTGTTTATTTGAAGCGAACAATATTGTTAAATTACGGAATAAAAAACTAGGACTTATTACTAATCAAACAGGAGTCAACAGCAACCTTTCTTCTACCATCGAGTTATTTTTAAATCATGATACTCAGCTCATTGCTTTATTTGCGCCAGAGCATGGCTTATATGGTTTAGAACAAGCGGGTGTTAAAGTAGAACCGCAAAGTATTCATGGTTTGCCCGTATATAGTTTATACGGAGCCACTAGACGAGCTACTTCGAGCATGTTGCAAGGGATTGATCTACTAATTTTTGATATACAAGATATTGGATGCCGGTCTTATACTTACCTTACGACTCTTTGTTATATCTTAGAAGAGGCGGCTAAACATAAAATTTCAGTGATGGTATTAGATCGTCCTAACCCTATGGGAGGCTTGATTGTAGATGGGCCTATGTTAGAGAATAAATGGCGATCTTACATCGGATATATCAATGTTCCTTATTGTCATGGAATGACAATCGGAGAGCTAGCTTGTTATTTTAATCAAGAGTATCGCATTGGATGTGATTTAGAAGTAATCCGCATGAAGGGATGGCAAAGATCGATGTTCTTTAAAGATACGAAGTTATGTTGGATTCCTACAAGCCCTAATATTCCCGAGGCAGAAACCCCTTTATTTTATGCTTCCACTGGGATTTTAGGAGAGTTAGGAATCGCAAATATCGGTATAGGAAGCACTCTCCCTTTTAAAGTTGTAGGGGCTCCTTGGATCAATGCAAGGCAGTTTGCTAAAAAGCTAAATGCGCAGAAATTACCCGGAGTTATTTTTCATCCCTGTTATTACCGCCCTCTTACAGGGCTTTATCAATCAGAGAATTGCGAAGGGGTTTTATTATTTATTCTCGATCATAAGATCTATAAGCCGCTTAGCGTACAGTATATGATCATAGGTCTTTTAAAAAGCCTTTATCGAGAACAGTTTACAAATAGACTTAAGCAACTAGGGACAGAAAGAAAGAAAAATTTTTGTAAAGCTAATGGAAATGAGCACATGCTTGAGATATTAAGTAACGAAGAGTATATTGCTTGGAAGCTAATTGGTTATCAATTCGAAGATCGTCAAAAGTTTTTAACAAAACGCAGTGCTTATTTGTTGTATTAA
- a CDS encoding co-chaperone GroES: MSANHMQPLGDKVLIKRANAKKSQSGILLPESVQEKSREAEVVAVGLGKYDEQGKLRPMHVKVGDCILFSSYAGTEVKTEDEQAEYLIISQDDILGVLV, from the coding sequence ATGTCAGCTAATCATATGCAGCCACTTGGAGATAAAGTTCTTATAAAAAGAGCTAATGCTAAAAAATCCCAAAGTGGAATTCTATTACCAGAATCCGTGCAAGAAAAATCCCGAGAAGCAGAGGTTGTTGCAGTGGGCCTTGGTAAATATGATGAACAAGGCAAATTAAGACCCATGCATGTAAAAGTAGGAGATTGTATTCTTTTTTCTTCCTATGCTGGTACCGAAGTAAAAACAGAAGATGAGCAAGCTGAATATCTGATTATATCTCAAGATGATATTCTCGGAGTTCTTGTTTAA
- the groL gene encoding chaperonin GroEL (60 kDa chaperone family; promotes refolding of misfolded polypeptides especially under stressful conditions; forms two stacked rings of heptamers to form a barrel-shaped 14mer; ends can be capped by GroES; misfolded proteins enter the barrel where they are refolded when GroES binds) has product MAKMLQFNQEALKSILEGMKKLARAVAATMGPKGRNVVINKGGKSPLCTKDGVTVAQEIFLKDTFENVGAQLVKQASSKASDVAGDGTTTAIVLAYAIYKEGMKNVGAGANPMLLKKGMDKAVSHLLAALDKLATPVASNEEIKQIATVSANNDAEIGEIIAAAMQKVGQDGIITIAEAKGIDTLLNVVEGMQIDKGYLSPYFVNNAEKMIIEYENPLILITDKKLSQAKELVPILEKVKEIQRPLLIIAEDMEEEVLTTLVINKLGESPLPVCAIGAPSFGDRRKALLEDIAILTGATLITENLGLFVKNVGLEVLGTAKSIKISKDSATIIDGFGDKKTIQARIAFLRAEIERETSDYAKQHLEERLAKLSGGVAIINVGAGTETALKEKKERVEDALHATRAAVKEGVVAGGGVALLRAIKTLDSLICSGDEAVGVEIIRRAAFAPTAAIAHNCGKQGDLIAEKVFEQHGNWGYNGLTDQFSDLVLDGVIDPVRVTKSALIHATSVSSMLLTINAVITEKPKPKSKAVPSMPNMDGMMGGGMGGMMGDMGGMGF; this is encoded by the coding sequence ATGGCTAAAATGCTGCAATTTAATCAAGAAGCCCTAAAATCTATTTTAGAAGGGATGAAAAAACTAGCTAGAGCAGTAGCTGCAACAATGGGCCCCAAAGGTCGTAATGTTGTTATTAATAAAGGAGGGAAATCACCTCTTTGTACCAAAGATGGAGTAACTGTTGCTCAAGAAATTTTCCTCAAAGATACCTTTGAAAATGTAGGAGCACAACTAGTCAAACAAGCTTCTAGTAAAGCATCAGATGTTGCAGGTGATGGTACAACAACCGCAATTGTTCTTGCCTATGCTATTTATAAAGAAGGAATGAAAAATGTGGGAGCTGGAGCAAATCCAATGCTGCTGAAAAAAGGCATGGATAAAGCGGTTTCTCATCTGTTGGCCGCTTTAGACAAGTTGGCTACCCCTGTTGCAAGCAATGAAGAGATTAAGCAAATTGCGACAGTTTCTGCTAATAATGATGCCGAAATCGGAGAGATTATAGCTGCCGCCATGCAGAAAGTGGGTCAAGATGGCATAATCACCATTGCAGAAGCAAAGGGGATTGATACTCTCTTAAATGTTGTAGAAGGAATGCAGATTGATAAAGGATATCTCTCTCCCTACTTTGTGAATAATGCGGAAAAAATGATCATTGAATATGAAAACCCTTTGATTTTGATAACGGATAAAAAATTATCACAAGCTAAGGAATTAGTTCCTATTCTTGAAAAAGTAAAAGAAATTCAACGACCTTTATTAATTATCGCAGAGGATATGGAAGAAGAGGTGCTCACCACTTTAGTTATCAATAAACTAGGAGAATCTCCGCTACCTGTGTGTGCTATTGGGGCTCCTTCTTTTGGTGATAGGAGGAAAGCTCTTTTAGAAGATATAGCGATTCTTACGGGGGCTACTTTAATTACAGAGAACCTAGGACTTTTTGTAAAGAATGTAGGTCTAGAAGTTCTTGGAACAGCAAAGAGCATTAAAATCTCCAAAGATTCCGCTACGATTATCGATGGTTTTGGCGATAAAAAAACGATTCAAGCTAGAATAGCTTTTTTACGAGCAGAAATTGAAAGAGAGACCTCAGACTATGCAAAACAGCATTTGGAAGAAAGATTGGCTAAATTATCTGGTGGGGTAGCTATTATCAATGTAGGGGCTGGTACTGAAACCGCGCTTAAAGAAAAAAAAGAGCGTGTTGAAGATGCTCTACATGCAACTCGCGCTGCTGTTAAGGAAGGGGTTGTAGCAGGAGGAGGAGTTGCGCTTTTACGAGCTATTAAGACACTAGATTCTCTTATATGTAGCGGCGATGAAGCAGTCGGTGTAGAAATCATCCGTAGGGCTGCATTTGCTCCTACGGCTGCGATTGCTCATAATTGCGGCAAGCAAGGGGATTTGATTGCTGAAAAAGTGTTTGAGCAACATGGTAACTGGGGCTATAATGGCCTTACAGATCAATTTAGCGATTTAGTTTTAGATGGAGTCATCGATCCAGTGCGTGTGACAAAAAGCGCTCTTATACACGCCACTTCTGTTTCCAGCATGTTATTAACAATTAATGCTGTAATTACAGAAAAACCCAAACCCAAATCAAAAGCGGTTCCTTCTATGCCTAATATGGATGGTATGATGGGCGGTGGTATGGGAGGTATGATGGGTGATATGGGAGGTATGGGTTTTTAA
- a CDS encoding glycine--tRNA ligase: protein MDDIVALCKRRGFIFQSSEIYGGLQGIYDYGPLGVELKNHLKSAWWKSIVYERDDIEGLDCSIITHRLTLKYSGHEDTFTDPMVDCRQCKHRMRADHIVDHKCDHCGSKDLTQPRNFNLMFRTNLGPVDNETSFAYLRPETAQSIFTNFKHVVDATSRKLPFGIAQIGKAFRNEVTPKNFIFRVREFEQMELEFFVKPGEDETWHKVWVENRLNWWKKQGLQAENLQLQPQKKEELAHYSKATTDILYRFPHGFEELEGIANRTDFDLGSHTKAKEEFTLFANVATNSDSNTKLGIQDPQTKEYIIPFVIEPSAGLDRGVLAILTQAFTEELLPEGQKRIVLKLKPHLAPIKVAVVPLARNNEKIVTKAKEIKHFLQKLGIGRIKYEDTGNVGKAYRRNDEIGTPLCITVDFDTFENTEETVTIRDRDSMQQQRIAVKELIYFIKNFF, encoded by the coding sequence ATGGATGACATTGTAGCTCTTTGTAAAAGAAGAGGTTTTATCTTTCAAAGCTCAGAAATTTATGGAGGTCTTCAAGGGATATATGATTATGGACCTCTAGGAGTTGAACTAAAAAATCACTTGAAATCAGCCTGGTGGAAATCTATTGTCTATGAAAGAGATGATATTGAGGGTTTAGATTGCTCGATTATTACCCATCGCCTAACACTGAAATACTCTGGTCACGAGGACACCTTTACCGATCCCATGGTAGATTGTCGTCAGTGTAAACATCGCATGAGAGCAGATCATATTGTTGATCATAAATGCGATCATTGCGGATCTAAAGACTTAACACAGCCGCGCAATTTTAATTTGATGTTTCGTACGAATTTAGGACCTGTTGATAATGAGACAAGCTTCGCTTATCTTCGTCCAGAAACAGCACAGAGCATCTTTACCAATTTCAAACACGTAGTGGATGCAACCTCAAGAAAACTACCCTTTGGTATTGCACAAATTGGAAAAGCATTCCGTAATGAGGTTACTCCTAAAAATTTCATTTTTAGAGTGCGTGAATTTGAGCAAATGGAACTCGAGTTTTTTGTAAAACCAGGGGAAGACGAAACCTGGCATAAAGTCTGGGTAGAAAATCGGTTAAATTGGTGGAAAAAGCAAGGTCTTCAGGCAGAAAACCTTCAATTACAACCACAAAAAAAAGAAGAATTAGCGCATTATTCAAAGGCTACTACTGATATTTTATATAGATTTCCACATGGGTTTGAAGAATTAGAAGGAATAGCCAATCGAACGGATTTTGATTTAGGATCCCATACCAAAGCTAAAGAAGAATTTACTTTATTTGCTAATGTAGCAACTAACAGCGATTCCAATACAAAACTTGGCATTCAAGATCCTCAAACCAAAGAATACATCATCCCTTTTGTGATTGAACCCTCTGCTGGTTTAGATCGTGGAGTATTAGCTATTCTAACACAGGCTTTCACAGAAGAATTATTACCAGAAGGACAAAAGCGTATTGTTCTAAAGCTAAAACCTCATCTAGCTCCGATTAAAGTAGCTGTTGTTCCTTTAGCTCGCAATAATGAAAAAATTGTGACAAAAGCTAAAGAAATTAAGCATTTCCTACAAAAACTAGGTATTGGTCGTATTAAATATGAAGATACGGGGAATGTAGGTAAAGCCTATCGCCGTAACGATGAGATTGGAACACCACTTTGTATTACAGTGGATTTTGATACTTTTGAAAACACAGAAGAAACGGTTACGATTAGAGACCGCGATTCGATGCAACAACAAAGAATTGCAGTTAAAGAACTCATTTACTTCATTAAAAACTTCTTTTAA